The Corynebacterium sphenisci DSM 44792 genome includes the window CGCGGACAAGGCCGCCGCGGTGACCCGGGTGGAGCTGCGGCACCGGGAGCCGGTGGCCGCCGCCGGGGGCCGGCCGGTGGAGCTCATCTTCGCCCGGGTGCACGTCGGCGACGCCGCCCCCGGCTACCTGCTGCCGGTGGTGTGGACCCCGGCGGCGGCCGCCCCGGAATCCGATGTGCTGGTCGCCGCCGGGGAGCTGGCCGGGGTGGACGCCCTCGCCGACGCCGAGGCGGTGACCGCCCTGGGCGCGGCGCTGATCGGCGCCGGCCGGCTCGGCGCGATGGAGCTGCGCCGGGTGCCCGGGGCGGCGGAGCCGGCGGTGCCCGCGGCGGGCCGGGCGATGGGCGTGGAGCAGTCCAACACCTCGGCGATCCTGGACGAGGCGGTGCTGTGCAAGTTCTTCCGCCGGCTGCACCCGGGGGTCAACGCGGACGTGGAGCTGCTCACGGCGCTCTCCGCCGCGGACTGCGCGGCGGTGCCGCCGCTGCTGGCCTGGACCGAGCTGGTCGTCGACGGGGAGGCCTACACCACCGCGATGCTGCAGGAGTACGTGCCGAATTCGGCCGATGGCTGGGCGATGGCGCTGACCAGCGTGCGCGACATCATCCGGGAGGGGGATCTGCAGCCGGCGGATCTGGGCACCGACTTCGCCGCGGAGGCGCGCGCCCTGGGCGCGGCGGTGGCCCGGGTGCACCTGACCCTCGCCGCGGCGCTGCCCGCCGGGGCGCCGCTCACCGGCGCGGAGCTCATCGCGCCGATGCTCACCCGGCTGGAGCAGGTCGCCGCCACCGTGCCGGAGGTCGCCGCCGCCGCGGACCGGGTTCGGGCGGTGTACCGGCGGGCCGCGGCGGCGGTGCCCGCCGCCGGCGCCCCGGTGCAGCGCATCCACGGGGATCTGC containing:
- a CDS encoding phosphotransferase; amino-acid sequence: MSSDETATTAHAGPGLPGDAEVAAELARTLPGRRYFADKAAAVTRVELRHREPVAAAGGRPVELIFARVHVGDAAPGYLLPVVWTPAAAAPESDVLVAAGELAGVDALADAEAVTALGAALIGAGRLGAMELRRVPGAAEPAVPAAGRAMGVEQSNTSAILDEAVLCKFFRRLHPGVNADVELLTALSAADCAAVPPLLAWTELVVDGEAYTTAMLQEYVPNSADGWAMALTSVRDIIREGDLQPADLGTDFAAEARALGAAVARVHLTLAAALPAGAPLTGAELIAPMLTRLEQVAATVPEVAAAADRVRAVYRRAAAAVPAAGAPVQRIHGDLHLGQVLRTPREWLLIDFEGEPSRPWDERRIPDHRLRDIAGMVRSFDYAAHFPLLSGREDSPQHRYRVAEWAGRNIGAFLDGYAAEAGADPRAEAALLDAFTLDKAIYECLYEAQNRPDWLALPLAAVHRLLDGAEGADPDPAADR